A genome region from Clostridium sp. JN-9 includes the following:
- a CDS encoding MoxR family ATPase: MDLSKFMEFKNKISDNVSKVIIGKESKIEKIIVAFICGGHVLLEDVPGLGKTKLAKSLSSSLNCSFKRIQFTPDLLPSDLTGIYFYNQKINEFQFRKGPLLSNIVLADEINRATPRTQSALLECMEERQITVEGETVKLSSPFFVIATENPVEQFGTFPLPEAQLDRFFIRLSMGYPEYNEEINILNTYIESDPLTKLESVVSMEDIEYVQNNYIYTHVSDEIKNYIIEIIRATRSNSGISLGASPRASLAFMKACQALAAVRGRDYVIPEDVKEMCIPVLSHRIKLRSQISEDKDSSENAIKEILETVETPLEKI, translated from the coding sequence ATGGATTTATCAAAATTCATGGAATTTAAAAACAAGATAAGTGACAATGTATCGAAAGTAATTATAGGCAAGGAAAGCAAAATTGAAAAAATAATTGTTGCATTTATTTGTGGGGGACATGTTTTACTGGAGGATGTACCTGGACTGGGAAAAACAAAATTAGCTAAGTCATTGTCATCATCTCTGAACTGCAGTTTTAAAAGAATTCAGTTTACTCCTGATTTACTGCCATCGGATCTAACAGGGATATATTTTTATAATCAAAAGATTAATGAATTTCAATTCAGGAAAGGTCCTTTGCTTAGCAATATTGTTTTAGCAGATGAAATAAACAGAGCTACACCCAGGACACAATCAGCTCTTCTTGAATGTATGGAGGAAAGACAAATTACAGTTGAAGGGGAAACTGTAAAATTAAGCTCTCCATTTTTTGTAATAGCAACTGAAAATCCTGTGGAGCAGTTTGGTACTTTTCCATTACCGGAGGCTCAGCTGGATAGATTTTTTATAAGATTATCCATGGGATATCCTGAATATAACGAGGAAATAAACATATTAAATACATATATTGAAAGTGATCCTTTGACCAAGCTGGAAAGCGTAGTGTCAATGGAAGATATAGAATATGTTCAGAATAACTATATTTATACTCATGTAAGCGATGAAATCAAAAACTATATTATTGAAATAATAAGGGCTACCAGAAGTAATTCGGGTATTTCTTTAGGGGCAAGCCCAAGAGCATCTCTGGCTTTCATGAAAGCATGTCAGGCTTTAGCAGCTGTGAGAGGGAGAGATTACGTCATACCAGAGGATGTTAAAGAAATGTGCATTCCAGTTTTAAGCCATAGAATTAAATTAAGAAGCCAGATAAGCGAAGATAAGGATAGCAGTGAAAACGCAATTAAGGAAATCCTCGAAACAGTTGAAACGCCTTTAGAAAAAATATAG
- a CDS encoding germination lipoprotein GerS-related protein, with amino-acid sequence MKNKLSALYVIVLSAMCIFLSGCGNKKNPEEAIDYLKSLKSYKCNIEIRTKNDRQSLNYEGKLYYDGKNGTRFELGDDRVLVYKGNNIFVKDLKNNSQYTTDESYDKTYKLSFIKNFTDLIYSNESIKTYFKKLDEKEYEIIELEIPGDNLNIQRAALYVSARDYLPQWMIVYDSDYKEVLRFVYTDFKPNVQMDSKLFTM; translated from the coding sequence ATGAAAAATAAATTATCAGCTTTATATGTTATTGTATTATCAGCAATGTGCATTTTTTTATCTGGCTGCGGGAATAAGAAAAATCCTGAAGAGGCAATTGACTATTTAAAAAGCTTAAAAAGTTATAAATGTAATATAGAGATAAGAACTAAAAATGACAGACAAAGCTTAAATTATGAAGGGAAATTATATTATGATGGTAAAAATGGTACAAGATTTGAGCTGGGCGATGACAGAGTATTAGTTTATAAGGGCAATAATATATTTGTGAAAGACTTAAAAAATAACAGTCAGTACACAACTGATGAAAGTTACGATAAAACATATAAACTGAGTTTTATAAAAAATTTTACAGATTTAATTTATAGTAATGAAAGCATTAAAACATACTTTAAGAAGCTGGATGAGAAAGAATATGAAATTATTGAATTAGAAATACCAGGGGATAATTTAAATATTCAAAGAGCTGCCTTATATGTAAGTGCTAGGGATTATCTGCCGCAGTGGATGATTGTGTATGACTCGGATTATAAGGAAGTATTAAGATTTGTATATACAGATTTTAAACCAAATGTGCAGATGGACAGTAAGCTTTTTACTATGTAG
- the cysS gene encoding cysteine--tRNA ligase, producing the protein MDFYVYNTLTRNKEKLIPYREGRIGMYTCGPTVYNYAHIGNLRTYIFEDTLKKALKYNGFKVKHVMNITDVGHLQSDGDEGEDKMALGAKRENKTPWEIARFYEKAFYDDCEKLNIEKPTVSCRATEHIDDMINLIKGLEEKGYTYAANGNVYFEIDKFKDYNKLANLSMEELQAGRRVQIDINKKNPLDFVLWFTNSKFKNQIMQWDSPWGRGFPGWHLECSTLSIKYLGEVIDIHCGGVDHIPVHHTNEIAQSESYLGHKWVNYWMHGEFLVMDGGKMSKSSGDFLTLSKLIDEGFSPLDYRYFCLNSKYRKQLLFSFDSLKDAQNSLKKLKSKTLSILKGSSEHDRFDLDLVNDYRTKFSKEINDDLNIANAITVLWEVIKDNKLTNREKLFIIEDFDKVLSLDLLKEDKSEEDNENIDLIEKLIAERFEARNNKQWAKADEIRNKLNEMNIELLDTKEGTTWKRR; encoded by the coding sequence ATGGATTTTTATGTTTATAATACTCTTACAAGAAATAAAGAAAAATTAATTCCTTACAGGGAAGGCCGGATTGGGATGTATACCTGTGGACCCACAGTATACAATTATGCTCATATAGGAAACCTTAGGACATATATTTTTGAAGATACTTTAAAAAAGGCTTTAAAATATAATGGATTTAAAGTTAAGCATGTTATGAATATAACCGATGTGGGGCATCTGCAGTCTGATGGAGATGAAGGTGAGGATAAAATGGCCCTTGGAGCTAAAAGGGAAAACAAAACTCCATGGGAAATAGCCAGATTTTATGAGAAGGCTTTTTATGATGACTGCGAAAAATTAAATATTGAAAAACCTACAGTTAGCTGCAGGGCTACAGAGCATATTGATGATATGATTAATTTAATAAAGGGATTAGAGGAAAAAGGATATACTTATGCTGCAAATGGGAATGTATATTTTGAAATAGATAAATTTAAGGATTATAACAAACTTGCAAACCTTTCAATGGAGGAATTACAGGCAGGAAGAAGAGTGCAAATAGATATTAATAAGAAAAATCCATTAGACTTTGTACTTTGGTTTACTAATTCAAAGTTTAAAAATCAAATAATGCAATGGGATTCACCATGGGGCAGAGGCTTCCCAGGCTGGCATCTTGAATGCTCCACACTATCTATTAAATATTTGGGAGAAGTTATAGACATTCACTGCGGAGGTGTTGATCACATACCTGTACATCATACTAACGAAATAGCACAATCAGAAAGTTATCTTGGGCATAAATGGGTAAATTATTGGATGCATGGAGAATTTTTAGTAATGGATGGAGGCAAAATGTCAAAGTCATCTGGGGATTTTTTAACTCTCTCAAAATTAATAGATGAGGGGTTCAGCCCATTGGATTATAGATATTTCTGCTTAAATTCAAAATACAGAAAGCAGCTTTTATTCAGTTTTGACAGCTTAAAAGATGCACAAAATTCTCTAAAAAAGCTGAAAAGCAAAACCTTGAGTATATTAAAGGGAAGTTCTGAACATGACAGGTTTGACTTAGATCTAGTAAATGATTACAGAACAAAGTTTTCTAAAGAAATAAACGATGATTTAAATATAGCAAATGCAATTACTGTACTTTGGGAAGTAATTAAAGATAATAAATTAACAAACAGAGAAAAACTATTTATTATTGAGGACTTTGACAAAGTACTTTCATTGGATTTATTAAAGGAAGATAAATCTGAAGAAGACAATGAAAATATAGATTTAATTGAAAAGCTTATTGCTGAAAGATTTGAAGCAAGAAATAATAAGCAGTGGGCAAAAGCTGATGAAATAAGAAATAAGCTGAATGAAATGAATATTGAGCTGCTGGATACAAAAGAAGGCACTACCTGGAAGAGAAGATAA
- a CDS encoding glycoside hydrolase family 65 protein, translating into MKQYLKLDPWCIIEEGFNPEDNRVSEGIFSLGNGHMGQRANFEEEYSGDTLQGNYLAGVYYPDKTRVGWWKNGYPEYFAKVLNSTNWIGINFQFDGESLDISKCDVKGFTRKLNMKEGFLERSFTAVLKDGKEVRVNSKRFLSIVRPEVCAIRYSITPVNFSGNVTIEPYLDGDIKNEDSNYDEKFWNEVSKQVSLGSASLAMVTKKLDFNICSSMKYSIEKNNKTVDLLGDIVEGCKYVSNVITLDFKQNDEIVVYKYVANTTSRDYSKDEVLSRSELTAAEAFECGFDKLFDEQKNAWYKKWMESDIVINGDVAAQQAIRFNIFQLNQTYTGKDDRLNIGPKGFTGEKYGGSTYWDTEAYCIPFFLSTADEKIARNLLIYRYKHLEKAKENARKLGFKKGALYPMVTMNGEECHNEWEITFEEIHRNGAIAYAIYNYVNYTGDKKYLAQYGLEVLVEISRFWEERVNFSKDKNKYVILGVTGPNEYENNVNNNWYTNRMACWTMEYTLDAIKYVKENNPIRYKELKEKLGLLTEETDKWTNIIKNMYYPEDKNLGIFLQQDGYLDKEQILVKDLDPSQLPINQHWSWDRILRSCFIKQADVLQGLYFLEDKYDLDTIRRNFDFYEPRTVHESSLSPCVHSILASRLGKEEKAYEMYLRTARLDLDNYNNDTSDGCHITSMAGTWMSIVQGFGGMRVINGKLTLNPFIPKQWDSYSFKIMFRNILLNIEVSKHKVKVTNESSSKLTLEIKGTEYNLEGNAAVEI; encoded by the coding sequence ATGAAGCAGTATTTAAAATTAGATCCCTGGTGCATTATTGAGGAAGGATTTAATCCGGAAGACAATAGAGTTTCTGAGGGAATATTCAGTTTAGGAAATGGTCATATGGGACAAAGAGCTAACTTTGAAGAGGAGTATAGTGGTGATACACTGCAGGGTAATTATTTAGCTGGAGTTTACTATCCAGACAAAACAAGAGTAGGATGGTGGAAAAATGGGTATCCTGAATACTTTGCAAAGGTATTAAACTCAACAAACTGGATAGGAATAAATTTTCAGTTTGATGGTGAAAGTTTAGATATTTCCAAGTGTGATGTTAAGGGTTTCACAAGGAAATTAAATATGAAAGAAGGTTTTCTTGAAAGGTCCTTTACAGCTGTACTAAAAGATGGAAAAGAAGTTAGAGTTAATTCCAAAAGATTTTTAAGTATAGTACGACCAGAGGTATGTGCCATAAGATACAGCATAACTCCTGTAAATTTCAGCGGTAACGTTACAATTGAACCTTACCTTGACGGCGACATAAAAAATGAAGATTCAAACTATGATGAGAAGTTCTGGAATGAAGTTTCAAAACAAGTTTCACTAGGTTCGGCTTCACTTGCCATGGTAACAAAAAAACTAGATTTTAACATATGCTCTTCCATGAAATACAGCATTGAAAAAAATAATAAAACAGTAGACCTGCTGGGGGATATAGTGGAAGGCTGCAAATATGTATCTAATGTAATAACATTAGACTTTAAGCAAAATGATGAAATTGTGGTGTATAAGTATGTTGCTAATACTACCTCAAGGGACTATTCAAAGGATGAAGTTTTATCAAGGTCAGAACTCACTGCTGCTGAAGCTTTTGAGTGTGGCTTTGATAAACTGTTTGATGAACAAAAGAATGCCTGGTATAAAAAGTGGATGGAAAGTGATATCGTCATTAATGGTGATGTTGCTGCCCAGCAGGCTATAAGGTTTAACATATTTCAGTTAAATCAAACCTACACAGGTAAAGATGACAGATTAAATATTGGTCCTAAAGGTTTTACTGGTGAAAAATATGGTGGAAGTACCTACTGGGATACTGAAGCTTACTGCATCCCATTTTTCCTAAGCACAGCTGATGAAAAAATTGCCAGGAACCTATTGATTTATAGATATAAACATCTTGAAAAAGCAAAGGAAAATGCCAGAAAGCTTGGTTTCAAAAAAGGCGCATTGTACCCTATGGTTACAATGAATGGCGAAGAATGTCATAATGAATGGGAAATCACCTTTGAGGAAATTCACAGAAATGGCGCAATAGCCTATGCAATATATAATTATGTAAATTATACAGGTGATAAGAAATATTTGGCACAGTATGGTCTGGAAGTATTGGTAGAAATATCAAGGTTCTGGGAAGAGAGAGTTAACTTTTCAAAGGATAAAAATAAATATGTTATTCTTGGTGTTACTGGTCCAAATGAATATGAAAATAATGTAAATAACAACTGGTATACCAACAGAATGGCATGCTGGACCATGGAGTACACTTTAGATGCAATAAAATATGTAAAGGAAAATAACCCTATTAGATACAAGGAATTGAAGGAAAAACTTGGTTTATTAACCGAGGAAACAGATAAATGGACAAATATTATTAAAAATATGTATTATCCAGAAGATAAGAATTTGGGAATATTCCTCCAGCAGGATGGCTATTTGGATAAAGAACAAATTCTTGTGAAGGATTTAGACCCTTCACAATTACCAATAAATCAGCATTGGTCATGGGATAGGATACTGAGATCATGCTTTATTAAACAGGCAGATGTTCTTCAGGGTCTATACTTCCTGGAGGATAAATATGATTTAGATACTATTAGGAGAAATTTTGATTTTTATGAGCCAAGAACAGTTCATGAATCCTCATTATCTCCATGTGTACATTCAATTCTTGCCTCAAGACTTGGCAAGGAAGAAAAAGCCTATGAAATGTATTTGAGAACAGCTCGTTTAGATTTGGACAATTATAATAATGATACCAGTGACGGATGTCATATAACAAGTATGGCAGGAACATGGATGTCAATAGTACAAGGCTTTGGAGGTATGAGAGTAATAAATGGTAAATTAACTTTAAATCCATTTATTCCAAAGCAGTGGGATTCCTATTCATTTAAAATAATGTTCAGAAATATACTACTTAATATTGAAGTTTCAAAACATAAAGTGAAAGTTACAAATGAAAGCAGCTCCAAATTAACATTAGAAATTAAGGGAACTGAATACAATTTGGAAGGCAATGCTGCTGTAGAAATTTAA
- a CDS encoding DUF58 domain-containing protein — MVKKSGFNKLTIKRAANKSRIIIGESVKITTIIENNKLLPVSFVMIKETIPALISRCESEDGDIKSYRTSVFGMYSYERQRRSYYIKWNKRGAYLLKGYELSIGDFFGFSSISKTVDDYIEVVVYPKIIDAKDITFHSTSIQGDNLIKRWLYKDPQYIKGIREYNVEDRMKDIHWKSSLKMNKLMVKEYDYTCDREVTFILNVQCGEPYWCFTNEKVVDKGIDIVCSLANKAARTGVAVGFLTNGYIINNSKSGSCFITPSIKSFQSILESCARMDYIPRNTLGSVINEYSTKFSINSTYVFVTPFLDNDSLNIILKLKRQGYIILIIDISEKGTVPSIAGLEKLWYRGNNNECA, encoded by the coding sequence ATGGTAAAAAAGTCAGGATTTAATAAGCTGACTATTAAAAGAGCCGCCAATAAAAGCAGAATCATAATAGGTGAAAGTGTAAAAATAACTACTATAATAGAAAATAATAAATTACTCCCTGTATCATTTGTCATGATTAAGGAAACCATCCCAGCTTTGATCAGCAGATGTGAGAGTGAAGATGGAGATATAAAAAGTTACAGAACCAGTGTTTTTGGAATGTATTCTTATGAAAGACAAAGAAGAAGTTACTATATTAAATGGAATAAAAGAGGTGCCTACTTACTTAAAGGTTATGAACTGTCCATAGGAGATTTTTTTGGTTTTTCTTCAATAAGTAAAACCGTTGATGATTATATAGAAGTAGTTGTTTATCCAAAGATAATTGATGCCAAGGATATTACATTTCATTCCACCAGCATTCAAGGAGATAATTTGATAAAAAGGTGGCTTTATAAAGATCCGCAATATATTAAAGGCATCAGGGAGTATAACGTGGAGGACAGAATGAAGGATATTCATTGGAAATCCAGCCTTAAAATGAATAAATTAATGGTTAAGGAATATGATTATACCTGTGACAGGGAAGTTACATTTATTTTGAATGTGCAGTGCGGAGAACCATACTGGTGTTTTACAAACGAAAAAGTAGTTGATAAAGGAATTGATATAGTATGCTCACTTGCTAATAAGGCAGCTAGAACCGGAGTAGCAGTAGGCTTTTTAACAAATGGATACATTATTAATAACTCCAAATCAGGAAGCTGTTTTATCACACCATCTATAAAGTCCTTTCAAAGTATTCTGGAAAGCTGTGCCAGGATGGATTATATCCCAAGAAATACACTTGGCAGTGTTATAAACGAGTACAGCACAAAATTTAGTATTAATTCCACTTATGTATTTGTTACACCTTTTCTGGATAATGATAGTTTAAACATTATTTTGAAATTGAAAAGACAGGGATATATTATTTTAATTATTGATATATCGGAAAAAGGGACAGTTCCTTCTATAGCTGGACTGGAAAAATTATGGTATAGGGGGAATAATAATGAATGTGCATAA
- the pgmB gene encoding beta-phosphoglucomutase, with the protein MRCCLFDLDGVIVDTAKYHYLAWRQLADELGFEFTKNDNERLKGVSRMKSLEILLEIGGLSFDESTKLKLADKKNKWYVQYISKMTPDEILPGVKNFIDDIKSRGIKTTIGSVSKNTMTILNNVGLTSYFDVIIDGTKITHAKPNPEVFLKGAEELNIDPKNCVVFEDAKAGIEAAINAGMYSIGIGSPEVLSKADIVISGFEEMSFDKLKSL; encoded by the coding sequence GTGAGATGTTGCCTTTTTGATTTAGATGGTGTCATTGTTGACACTGCAAAATATCATTATTTAGCATGGAGACAGCTTGCTGATGAACTTGGTTTTGAGTTTACAAAAAATGATAATGAAAGACTCAAAGGCGTAAGCAGAATGAAATCATTGGAAATCTTATTGGAAATTGGCGGTTTAAGCTTTGATGAAAGCACAAAGTTAAAGCTTGCTGATAAAAAGAATAAATGGTATGTACAATACATATCAAAAATGACACCCGATGAAATATTACCTGGTGTTAAAAACTTTATTGATGATATAAAGAGCAGAGGTATAAAAACTACTATAGGTTCTGTAAGTAAAAATACAATGACAATATTAAATAATGTGGGACTTACATCTTACTTTGATGTGATAATAGATGGCACAAAAATTACCCATGCAAAACCAAATCCTGAAGTATTTTTAAAAGGTGCTGAAGAGCTTAATATTGATCCTAAAAATTGTGTTGTATTTGAAGATGCAAAGGCTGGTATTGAGGCCGCAATTAACGCAGGTATGTATAGCATAGGTATAGGTTCACCTGAAGTATTAAGTAAAGCAGATATAGTAATATCAGGCTTTGAAGAAATGTCCTTTGATAAATTAAAAAGTTTATAA
- a CDS encoding DUF6514 family protein — translation MIVESMVKSETIGGRIYEYYYRMLKNNVSLSYGNDTMEVQSYGIEVERHNIVNGAVREVSVDSIKSISPYRFKVHNLLKLLYDNEVSPVHLIEVLGEYIDKYVIDFDEKLESAAN, via the coding sequence ATGATAGTAGAAAGTATGGTGAAAAGTGAAACCATTGGCGGCAGGATATATGAGTATTATTATAGAATGCTTAAGAACAATGTTTCACTGTCATATGGAAATGACACCATGGAAGTGCAGTCATATGGAATAGAGGTGGAAAGGCATAATATTGTCAATGGTGCGGTAAGAGAGGTTTCAGTTGACAGTATAAAAAGTATCAGCCCTTACAGATTCAAAGTACATAATCTTCTTAAACTGCTTTATGACAATGAAGTATCTCCAGTACATCTAATTGAGGTTCTTGGAGAATATATAGACAAGTATGTAATAGATTTTGATGAAAAATTAGAAAGCGCAGCAAATTAG
- a CDS encoding holo-ACP synthase has translation MILGIGVDIVNVSRIKSAVIRHPNFIHKLFSDLEIEYLKSKKYRPEFIAARFAAKEAVAKAIGTGFGGFSFKDIEIDKNKAGKPMVILKEKADKVLKQQGDYKIHLSISHELEIAVAYVIIEI, from the coding sequence TTGATTTTAGGTATTGGCGTTGATATAGTAAATGTGTCTAGAATTAAAAGTGCTGTTATAAGACATCCTAATTTTATCCATAAGTTATTTTCTGATTTAGAAATTGAATACTTAAAAAGTAAAAAATACAGACCGGAATTTATTGCAGCCAGATTTGCCGCAAAAGAGGCAGTGGCAAAGGCCATAGGTACAGGCTTTGGAGGGTTTTCCTTTAAAGATATTGAAATAGATAAAAATAAAGCAGGAAAACCAATGGTAATACTTAAGGAAAAGGCAGATAAAGTTTTAAAACAACAAGGAGATTATAAAATTCATTTAAGCATTTCTCATGAATTGGAGATAGCAGTGGCCTATGTAATTATTGAGATATAA
- a CDS encoding NAD(P)H-hydrate dehydratase yields MRVATSLIMRNMDSYCINTLRIPGIILMENAAIKVIENIQLEKLRSFTVVCGIGNNGGDGFAVARHLLLKGKTVQVFLIGSEEKLSNDCKTNFNILKNMNINIKSVKNLEDAYELRDSIEKSQITIDAIFGTGLNRQIQEIYDTVITIINENSSYTISIDVPSGFNSDKGVPMGNCIRADKTISFQMYKQGFLNYGSDRYTGSIVICDIGVPKEVQDKFNENYLIIDRPMIKKLIMVRSKYSYKGDYGRVLLFAGSKGFSGAAFISTEAAVRSGAGLVTLASEKDLLNILSAKLCEAMTADYEDEKKINELIIKSNAVAIGPGMGNNERTLDILKKVLQMSSCGVVIDADGINVLKNNLDLLKNKKNRIVITPHFGEMSRLTGYSIDYIRDNRIQVAKDFAKENQIIVLLKGYNTVITDGSTTIINPTGNSAMASGGVGDCLTGMIASFIAQGYDPLSASCLAAYVHGYSGEKLSQNMYNVTASDILNEIPYSLKELQ; encoded by the coding sequence ATGAGAGTTGCAACAAGCTTAATTATGAGGAATATGGATAGTTACTGCATAAACACATTAAGGATTCCAGGAATTATTTTAATGGAGAATGCAGCAATAAAGGTTATAGAAAATATACAATTGGAAAAACTCCGCAGTTTTACTGTGGTTTGCGGTATAGGGAATAATGGCGGAGATGGATTTGCAGTTGCCAGGCACTTGTTATTAAAGGGAAAAACTGTACAAGTTTTTCTAATTGGCTCAGAGGAAAAGTTAAGTAATGATTGTAAAACTAACTTTAATATATTAAAAAATATGAATATAAACATTAAATCTGTAAAGAATCTTGAGGATGCATATGAACTAAGAGATAGTATCGAAAAAAGTCAGATTACAATAGATGCAATATTTGGTACAGGCTTAAACAGGCAGATTCAGGAAATATATGACACAGTAATAACTATAATTAATGAAAACAGCAGTTATACTATTTCAATAGATGTTCCATCTGGATTTAATTCAGATAAGGGAGTCCCTATGGGAAATTGTATAAGGGCAGATAAGACTATATCATTTCAAATGTATAAACAAGGCTTTTTAAATTATGGAAGTGACAGATATACAGGCAGCATTGTTATTTGTGATATAGGTGTACCTAAAGAAGTTCAGGATAAATTTAATGAAAATTATCTTATTATTGACAGACCAATGATAAAAAAGTTAATAATGGTTAGAAGTAAATATTCATACAAGGGGGATTATGGAAGAGTCCTACTATTTGCAGGATCAAAGGGATTTTCAGGTGCAGCATTTATTTCCACTGAAGCTGCTGTAAGAAGCGGAGCAGGATTGGTAACATTAGCTTCGGAAAAGGATCTATTAAATATTCTAAGTGCAAAGTTATGTGAAGCTATGACAGCTGACTATGAAGATGAAAAAAAAATAAATGAATTGATAATCAAAAGTAATGCAGTTGCTATAGGACCAGGCATGGGAAATAATGAAAGAACACTGGATATTTTAAAAAAAGTATTACAAATGAGCAGCTGCGGCGTTGTTATTGATGCTGATGGAATAAATGTGTTAAAAAACAATCTGGATTTACTAAAAAATAAGAAAAACAGGATTGTTATTACCCCTCACTTTGGAGAAATGAGCAGATTAACTGGGTATTCAATTGATTATATAAGAGATAACAGGATTCAGGTTGCAAAAGACTTTGCAAAAGAAAATCAAATCATAGTGCTTTTAAAAGGATATAATACGGTAATAACAGACGGAAGTACAACTATAATTAATCCTACAGGCAACAGTGCCATGGCATCTGGAGGAGTTGGAGACTGCTTAACTGGAATGATAGCATCCTTTATTGCACAGGGATATGATCCACTAAGTGCCAGCTGTCTTGCAGCATATGTACATGGCTACTCTGGTGAAAAGCTTTCACAGAATATGTATAATGTTACTGCAAGCGATATATTAAATGAGATACCATACTCTTTAAAGGAACTTCAGTAA